One part of the Rhea pennata isolate bPtePen1 chromosome 29, bPtePen1.pri, whole genome shotgun sequence genome encodes these proteins:
- the TESPA1 gene encoding protein TESPA1 isoform X1, with protein MDIALLLPRNDKAAGRALQDKHLKLGHSMASSVLSSITNKTSSSISEVLQWWQADAEEILYNLGFVQSEPEAMARIPARFFSAPSQAKGIDFQLFLKAQVQRMEMEDPCLMLASRFQQVQALAATADAFFCLYSYVSKTPVQRISPTRLIWACPDIPDIRITPAKPEILSPVDRLKKAVSRMCLYTLPRAGESPRSPGQVHTTQGSRPSSLGKVVQEVLERAREERFRFDPADIESSEGATTEMPVGASQCQHGAEGSSLVSPSLQMAQSVPTCPRHGSEPAPLCCRGERESPPRPAPLETPTGTKPEHLEWPCSQWQASSDSPTTIAPSWAQGAEEADDNQTDPAATQANTTLSPRPGCTAIHASWMWVTPEQPEGLGIEGDSGFGSSSWGTSPQMNARSTQCPLHCPDKTSDLCGACSPWSGKPRSGGRWGKQSRGRPHTCNRMGSERKEGDVSRRQASVLGGISPLHPSWAETRSHETVDSFEMEEPLSWCSSSPSPGVFHLKVLSASEDDGDAHEEAGCSLTPSMRVRRSAMLHANSGQSDSSGFVEELVPSQLPVDQPHSTSCSPFPRPAADLRGTDQTP; from the exons ATGGACATTG CACTTCTGCTACCGAGGAATGATAAGGCTGCGGGCAG agctctgcaggacAAGCACCTCAAGCTCGGGCACAGCATGGCATCCAGCGTCCTCTCCAGCATCACCAACAAGACCAGCTCCAG CATCTCTGAGGTCCTGCAGTGGTGGCAGGCAGATGCCGAAGAGATTCTCTACAACCTGGGCTTTGTGCAGAGTGAGCCAGAGGCCATGGCCCGCATCCCAGCACGTTTCTTCTCAGCGCCCTCACAGGCCAAGGGCATTGACTTCCAACTCTTCCTGAAGGCCCAAGTGCAGCGCATGGAGATGGAGGACCCCTGCCTGATGCTGGCCA GTCGGTTCCAGCAGGTCCAGGCCCTGGCTGCGACAGCTGACGCGTTCTTCTGCTTGTACTCCTACGTCTCAAAGACCCCTGTGCAGCGGATCTCACCCACTCGCCTCATCTGGGCCTGTCCTGACATCCCTGACATCCGCATCACCCCTGCCAAGCCCGAGATCTTGTCGCCCGTGGACCGCTTGAAAAAGGCCGTCTCCAGGATGTGCCTGTACACATTGCCACGGGCTGGAGAGAGTCCGCGGAGCCCTGGCCAGGTGCACACCACTCAGGGCAGCCGGCCCAGCAGCCTGGGCAAGGTGGTGCAGGAGGTGCTGGAGCGGGCCAGGGAAGAACGATTTCGGTTTGACCCAGCTGATATCGAGAGCTCGGAGGGGGCCACCACTGAGATGCCTGTGGGAGCCTCGCAGTGCCAGCATGGAGCAGAGGGATCTTCCTTAGTGTCACCATCCCTGCAGATGGCTCAAAGTGTTCCCACATGTCCTCGGCATGGCAGTGAGCCTGCCCCACTGTGCTGTAGAGGGGAGCGAGAATCACCACCAAGGCCAGCTCCACTAGAGACTCCAACTGGCACCAAACCAGAACATCTAGAGTGGCCCTGTTCCCAATGGCAGGCGAGCAGTGACAGCCCTACAACGATAGCTCCTTCTTGGGCTCAGGGTGCTGAGGAGGCAGACGACAACCAGACGGACCCTGCAGCCACACAAGCAAACACCACCCTGTCTCCAAGGCCAGGCTGCACAGCCATCCATGCCAGCTGGATGTGGGTCACCCCTGAGCAGCCAGAGGGGCTGGGAATTGAAGGAGACTCTGGCTTTGGCTCCAGCTCCTGGGGGACCTCACCCCAGATGAATGCAAGGTCCACACAGTGCCCCCTACACTGCCCAGACAAGACCTCAGACCTCTGTGGAGCATGTTCCCCTTGGTCAGGCAAGCCGAGATCCGGAGGCAGATGGGGCAAGCAGAGCAGGGGGCGGCCCCACACGTGCAACCGAATGGGCAGTGAACGGAAAGAGGGTGATGTGTCAAGGCGACAGGCTTCAGTTTTGGGAGGCATCTCACCTCTCCATCCCAGCTGGGCAGAGACGCGTTCCCATGAGACTGTGGACTCCTTCGAGATGGAAGAG CCCCTGTCCTGGTGCAGCTCCTCACCAAGCCCTGGTGTGTTTCACCTGAAGGTGCTGAGTGCCAGCGAGGATGATGGTGATGCCCATGAGGAAGCAGGTTGTTCCCTCACTCCTTCCATGAGGGTCCGAAGAA GCGCTATGCTGCATGCCAACAGCGGCCAGTCCGACAGCAGTGGCTTTGTGGAGGAGCTGGTGCCCAGCCAGCTGCCCGTAGACCAGCCCCACAGCACGTCCTGCTCTCCGTTCCCCCGACCAGCGGCGGATCTGCGTGGGACAGACCAGACGCCGTAA
- the TESPA1 gene encoding protein TESPA1 isoform X2: protein MDIALLLPRNDKAAGRALQDKHLKLGHSMASSVLSSITNKTSSSISEVLQWWQADAEEILYNLGFVQSEPEAMARIPARFFSAPSQAKGIDFQLFLKAQVQRMEMEDPCLMLASRFQQVQALAATADAFFCLYSYVSKTPVQRISPTRLIWACPDIPDIRITPAKPEILSPVDRLKKAVSRMCLYTLPRAGESPRSPGQVHTTQGSRPSSLGKVVQEVLERAREERFRFDPADIESSEGATTEMPVGASQCQHGAEGSSLVSPSLQMAQSVPTCPRHGSEPAPLCCRGERESPPRPAPLETPTGTKPEHLEWPCSQWQASSDSPTTIAPSWAQGAEEADDNQTDPAATQANTTLSPRPGCTAIHASWMWVTPEQPEGLGIEGDSGFGSSSWGTSPQMNARSTQCPLHCPDKTSDLCGACSPWSGKPRSGGRWGKQSRGRPHTCNRMGSERKEGDVSRRQASVLGGISPLHPSWAETRSHETVDSFEMEEVLSASEDDGDAHEEAGCSLTPSMRVRRSAMLHANSGQSDSSGFVEELVPSQLPVDQPHSTSCSPFPRPAADLRGTDQTP from the exons ATGGACATTG CACTTCTGCTACCGAGGAATGATAAGGCTGCGGGCAG agctctgcaggacAAGCACCTCAAGCTCGGGCACAGCATGGCATCCAGCGTCCTCTCCAGCATCACCAACAAGACCAGCTCCAG CATCTCTGAGGTCCTGCAGTGGTGGCAGGCAGATGCCGAAGAGATTCTCTACAACCTGGGCTTTGTGCAGAGTGAGCCAGAGGCCATGGCCCGCATCCCAGCACGTTTCTTCTCAGCGCCCTCACAGGCCAAGGGCATTGACTTCCAACTCTTCCTGAAGGCCCAAGTGCAGCGCATGGAGATGGAGGACCCCTGCCTGATGCTGGCCA GTCGGTTCCAGCAGGTCCAGGCCCTGGCTGCGACAGCTGACGCGTTCTTCTGCTTGTACTCCTACGTCTCAAAGACCCCTGTGCAGCGGATCTCACCCACTCGCCTCATCTGGGCCTGTCCTGACATCCCTGACATCCGCATCACCCCTGCCAAGCCCGAGATCTTGTCGCCCGTGGACCGCTTGAAAAAGGCCGTCTCCAGGATGTGCCTGTACACATTGCCACGGGCTGGAGAGAGTCCGCGGAGCCCTGGCCAGGTGCACACCACTCAGGGCAGCCGGCCCAGCAGCCTGGGCAAGGTGGTGCAGGAGGTGCTGGAGCGGGCCAGGGAAGAACGATTTCGGTTTGACCCAGCTGATATCGAGAGCTCGGAGGGGGCCACCACTGAGATGCCTGTGGGAGCCTCGCAGTGCCAGCATGGAGCAGAGGGATCTTCCTTAGTGTCACCATCCCTGCAGATGGCTCAAAGTGTTCCCACATGTCCTCGGCATGGCAGTGAGCCTGCCCCACTGTGCTGTAGAGGGGAGCGAGAATCACCACCAAGGCCAGCTCCACTAGAGACTCCAACTGGCACCAAACCAGAACATCTAGAGTGGCCCTGTTCCCAATGGCAGGCGAGCAGTGACAGCCCTACAACGATAGCTCCTTCTTGGGCTCAGGGTGCTGAGGAGGCAGACGACAACCAGACGGACCCTGCAGCCACACAAGCAAACACCACCCTGTCTCCAAGGCCAGGCTGCACAGCCATCCATGCCAGCTGGATGTGGGTCACCCCTGAGCAGCCAGAGGGGCTGGGAATTGAAGGAGACTCTGGCTTTGGCTCCAGCTCCTGGGGGACCTCACCCCAGATGAATGCAAGGTCCACACAGTGCCCCCTACACTGCCCAGACAAGACCTCAGACCTCTGTGGAGCATGTTCCCCTTGGTCAGGCAAGCCGAGATCCGGAGGCAGATGGGGCAAGCAGAGCAGGGGGCGGCCCCACACGTGCAACCGAATGGGCAGTGAACGGAAAGAGGGTGATGTGTCAAGGCGACAGGCTTCAGTTTTGGGAGGCATCTCACCTCTCCATCCCAGCTGGGCAGAGACGCGTTCCCATGAGACTGTGGACTCCTTCGAGATGGAAGAG GTGCTGAGTGCCAGCGAGGATGATGGTGATGCCCATGAGGAAGCAGGTTGTTCCCTCACTCCTTCCATGAGGGTCCGAAGAA GCGCTATGCTGCATGCCAACAGCGGCCAGTCCGACAGCAGTGGCTTTGTGGAGGAGCTGGTGCCCAGCCAGCTGCCCGTAGACCAGCCCCACAGCACGTCCTGCTCTCCGTTCCCCCGACCAGCGGCGGATCTGCGTGGGACAGACCAGACGCCGTAA
- the TESPA1 gene encoding protein TESPA1 isoform X4, with product MASSVLSSITNKTSSSISEVLQWWQADAEEILYNLGFVQSEPEAMARIPARFFSAPSQAKGIDFQLFLKAQVQRMEMEDPCLMLASRFQQVQALAATADAFFCLYSYVSKTPVQRISPTRLIWACPDIPDIRITPAKPEILSPVDRLKKAVSRMCLYTLPRAGESPRSPGQVHTTQGSRPSSLGKVVQEVLERAREERFRFDPADIESSEGATTEMPVGASQCQHGAEGSSLVSPSLQMAQSVPTCPRHGSEPAPLCCRGERESPPRPAPLETPTGTKPEHLEWPCSQWQASSDSPTTIAPSWAQGAEEADDNQTDPAATQANTTLSPRPGCTAIHASWMWVTPEQPEGLGIEGDSGFGSSSWGTSPQMNARSTQCPLHCPDKTSDLCGACSPWSGKPRSGGRWGKQSRGRPHTCNRMGSERKEGDVSRRQASVLGGISPLHPSWAETRSHETVDSFEMEEPLSWCSSSPSPGVFHLKVLSASEDDGDAHEEAGCSLTPSMRVRRSAMLHANSGQSDSSGFVEELVPSQLPVDQPHSTSCSPFPRPAADLRGTDQTP from the exons ATGGCATCCAGCGTCCTCTCCAGCATCACCAACAAGACCAGCTCCAG CATCTCTGAGGTCCTGCAGTGGTGGCAGGCAGATGCCGAAGAGATTCTCTACAACCTGGGCTTTGTGCAGAGTGAGCCAGAGGCCATGGCCCGCATCCCAGCACGTTTCTTCTCAGCGCCCTCACAGGCCAAGGGCATTGACTTCCAACTCTTCCTGAAGGCCCAAGTGCAGCGCATGGAGATGGAGGACCCCTGCCTGATGCTGGCCA GTCGGTTCCAGCAGGTCCAGGCCCTGGCTGCGACAGCTGACGCGTTCTTCTGCTTGTACTCCTACGTCTCAAAGACCCCTGTGCAGCGGATCTCACCCACTCGCCTCATCTGGGCCTGTCCTGACATCCCTGACATCCGCATCACCCCTGCCAAGCCCGAGATCTTGTCGCCCGTGGACCGCTTGAAAAAGGCCGTCTCCAGGATGTGCCTGTACACATTGCCACGGGCTGGAGAGAGTCCGCGGAGCCCTGGCCAGGTGCACACCACTCAGGGCAGCCGGCCCAGCAGCCTGGGCAAGGTGGTGCAGGAGGTGCTGGAGCGGGCCAGGGAAGAACGATTTCGGTTTGACCCAGCTGATATCGAGAGCTCGGAGGGGGCCACCACTGAGATGCCTGTGGGAGCCTCGCAGTGCCAGCATGGAGCAGAGGGATCTTCCTTAGTGTCACCATCCCTGCAGATGGCTCAAAGTGTTCCCACATGTCCTCGGCATGGCAGTGAGCCTGCCCCACTGTGCTGTAGAGGGGAGCGAGAATCACCACCAAGGCCAGCTCCACTAGAGACTCCAACTGGCACCAAACCAGAACATCTAGAGTGGCCCTGTTCCCAATGGCAGGCGAGCAGTGACAGCCCTACAACGATAGCTCCTTCTTGGGCTCAGGGTGCTGAGGAGGCAGACGACAACCAGACGGACCCTGCAGCCACACAAGCAAACACCACCCTGTCTCCAAGGCCAGGCTGCACAGCCATCCATGCCAGCTGGATGTGGGTCACCCCTGAGCAGCCAGAGGGGCTGGGAATTGAAGGAGACTCTGGCTTTGGCTCCAGCTCCTGGGGGACCTCACCCCAGATGAATGCAAGGTCCACACAGTGCCCCCTACACTGCCCAGACAAGACCTCAGACCTCTGTGGAGCATGTTCCCCTTGGTCAGGCAAGCCGAGATCCGGAGGCAGATGGGGCAAGCAGAGCAGGGGGCGGCCCCACACGTGCAACCGAATGGGCAGTGAACGGAAAGAGGGTGATGTGTCAAGGCGACAGGCTTCAGTTTTGGGAGGCATCTCACCTCTCCATCCCAGCTGGGCAGAGACGCGTTCCCATGAGACTGTGGACTCCTTCGAGATGGAAGAG CCCCTGTCCTGGTGCAGCTCCTCACCAAGCCCTGGTGTGTTTCACCTGAAGGTGCTGAGTGCCAGCGAGGATGATGGTGATGCCCATGAGGAAGCAGGTTGTTCCCTCACTCCTTCCATGAGGGTCCGAAGAA GCGCTATGCTGCATGCCAACAGCGGCCAGTCCGACAGCAGTGGCTTTGTGGAGGAGCTGGTGCCCAGCCAGCTGCCCGTAGACCAGCCCCACAGCACGTCCTGCTCTCCGTTCCCCCGACCAGCGGCGGATCTGCGTGGGACAGACCAGACGCCGTAA
- the TESPA1 gene encoding protein TESPA1 isoform X3, protein MDIALLLPRNDKAAGRALQDKHLKLGHSMASSVLSSITNKTSSSISEVLQWWQADAEEILYNLGFVQSEPEAMARIPARFFSAPSQAKGIDFQLFLKAQVQRMEMEDPCLMLASRFQQVQALAATADAFFCLYSYVSKTPVQRISPTRLIWACPDIPDIRITPAKPEILSPVDRLKKAVSRMCLYTLPRAGESPRSPGQVHTTQGSRPSSLGKVVQEVLERAREERFRFDPADIESSEGATTEMPVGASQCQHGAEGSSLVSPSLQMAQSVPTCPRHGSEPAPLCCRGERESPPRPAPLETPTGTKPEHLEWPCSQWQASSDSPTTIAPSWAQGAEEADDNQTDPAATQANTTLSPRPGCTAIHASWMWVTPEQPEGLGIEGDSGFGSSSWGTSPQMNARSTQCPLHCPDKTSDLCGACSPWSGKPRSGGRWGKQSRGRPHTCNRMGSERKEGDVSRRQASVLGGISPLHPSWAETRSHETVDSFEMEEPLSWCSSSPSPGVFHLKVLSASEDDGDAHEEAGCSLTPSMRVRRSKL, encoded by the exons ATGGACATTG CACTTCTGCTACCGAGGAATGATAAGGCTGCGGGCAG agctctgcaggacAAGCACCTCAAGCTCGGGCACAGCATGGCATCCAGCGTCCTCTCCAGCATCACCAACAAGACCAGCTCCAG CATCTCTGAGGTCCTGCAGTGGTGGCAGGCAGATGCCGAAGAGATTCTCTACAACCTGGGCTTTGTGCAGAGTGAGCCAGAGGCCATGGCCCGCATCCCAGCACGTTTCTTCTCAGCGCCCTCACAGGCCAAGGGCATTGACTTCCAACTCTTCCTGAAGGCCCAAGTGCAGCGCATGGAGATGGAGGACCCCTGCCTGATGCTGGCCA GTCGGTTCCAGCAGGTCCAGGCCCTGGCTGCGACAGCTGACGCGTTCTTCTGCTTGTACTCCTACGTCTCAAAGACCCCTGTGCAGCGGATCTCACCCACTCGCCTCATCTGGGCCTGTCCTGACATCCCTGACATCCGCATCACCCCTGCCAAGCCCGAGATCTTGTCGCCCGTGGACCGCTTGAAAAAGGCCGTCTCCAGGATGTGCCTGTACACATTGCCACGGGCTGGAGAGAGTCCGCGGAGCCCTGGCCAGGTGCACACCACTCAGGGCAGCCGGCCCAGCAGCCTGGGCAAGGTGGTGCAGGAGGTGCTGGAGCGGGCCAGGGAAGAACGATTTCGGTTTGACCCAGCTGATATCGAGAGCTCGGAGGGGGCCACCACTGAGATGCCTGTGGGAGCCTCGCAGTGCCAGCATGGAGCAGAGGGATCTTCCTTAGTGTCACCATCCCTGCAGATGGCTCAAAGTGTTCCCACATGTCCTCGGCATGGCAGTGAGCCTGCCCCACTGTGCTGTAGAGGGGAGCGAGAATCACCACCAAGGCCAGCTCCACTAGAGACTCCAACTGGCACCAAACCAGAACATCTAGAGTGGCCCTGTTCCCAATGGCAGGCGAGCAGTGACAGCCCTACAACGATAGCTCCTTCTTGGGCTCAGGGTGCTGAGGAGGCAGACGACAACCAGACGGACCCTGCAGCCACACAAGCAAACACCACCCTGTCTCCAAGGCCAGGCTGCACAGCCATCCATGCCAGCTGGATGTGGGTCACCCCTGAGCAGCCAGAGGGGCTGGGAATTGAAGGAGACTCTGGCTTTGGCTCCAGCTCCTGGGGGACCTCACCCCAGATGAATGCAAGGTCCACACAGTGCCCCCTACACTGCCCAGACAAGACCTCAGACCTCTGTGGAGCATGTTCCCCTTGGTCAGGCAAGCCGAGATCCGGAGGCAGATGGGGCAAGCAGAGCAGGGGGCGGCCCCACACGTGCAACCGAATGGGCAGTGAACGGAAAGAGGGTGATGTGTCAAGGCGACAGGCTTCAGTTTTGGGAGGCATCTCACCTCTCCATCCCAGCTGGGCAGAGACGCGTTCCCATGAGACTGTGGACTCCTTCGAGATGGAAGAG CCCCTGTCCTGGTGCAGCTCCTCACCAAGCCCTGGTGTGTTTCACCTGAAGGTGCTGAGTGCCAGCGAGGATGATGGTGATGCCCATGAGGAAGCAGGTTGTTCCCTCACTCCTTCCATGAGGGTCCGAAGAAGTAAGTTGTGA